A region of the Arthrobacter sp. FW306-07-I genome:
CGCCGCCTAATGTAAGTCGCATACGGAGGTGCCATGGAGGACCTGCCTAGGGCTACAGACGGCGGGGCGACTCCAGCCGTCGTGCCCTTGCTTATATAAGTCCTAACTAGGGCAAGGACCTGCTGGTCCTCCGCTGCGACCCTGCGCCTGAACATTAACACGTGTTCGGCTTGATTAAGGTGAAGGATTGCTGGCCTCGCGCGTAACGGCCCCCTCATCTTGTCGCAAGTGGCGAAACTGACGAAACCCGGCCAATATCGGTTTGCCGGAGTCCGTCCTGCTCGGTGAACCTTGAACTCGATTGGGCGCGGGGCCAACGGAACATCGGTCTCTGCCGTCGCTTGAGGCTGAGCAGGGCCGCTCGGTTGCCTCCGCTTGTGCTGCTGAGACTTTGGGCGGGAAGCTTGCAAAGCCGACACCATCGATGCCGTCGGATTACGGTTTGGTCCTTCTCGGGCAAGGTGGACATCAAGGGCAAAGGCACGACGGAGTTGGCGAGGTCGGCGGTTTCGGGGGTGGCCGGGGTGTTTTCGGCCACGCAGGCCTGGGCATAGGCTTCCGGGTCCTGGCCCAGTTCGTTGGGCTTTTGGAAGAGTCCCCCGCCGAGGGCGGTGGCGGCGATGATGGCTTCCATTTCGGTGTAGCCGAAGAGCTTCACGAAGTGGTCCAGGTCGCGGGCGTAGGTGCCGCAGGGTGTCCAGGCGAAGCCGTAGTCTCCGCCGGGGAGCACGCGGATTCCGCGGCGGCGCATCTCTTGCATTGCTTTGACGGCGATGTCGAGTTCGCGGGCGTAGCCGGCCTGTTCGGCCGCCTCGTGGGAGTAGCCGAAGGCTTCGGCGTCGTTGAGGGTTGCGACCAGCCAGTTGATGGCGGGGGCGACGAAGACGCGGTCTTTGGCGGCCTCGAGGAGGTCCATGCCTTCCTCATCGATGTAGGAGGCGTGGTAGATCATGTCGACGCCGGTTTTCAGGGAGATGAGTACGGAGTCGCGGCTGCGGGCGTGGGTGCAGACGCGCACGTGCCGGCGGTGCGCTTCATCGACGGCGACCTGGAGTTCATCTTCGGTGATGTAGGTGTCGGTGGCTGCCTTGGTGCCGGTTATTTCCTCGCCGGAGATGCTGAGTTTGATCTGGTCCACGCCCAGGCCGATGGTTGCCCGGACCCCGGCAAGGTCCTCCCCGGCTTCTACGCCGACATGATCCTCGTCGACGGCAACCCACTCGAAGACATCACCATCCTGCAGGACATCAACAAGATCACCGCCGTGATGAAAAACGGCGAATTCCACCGCGAACCGGCCAACGGCCAGGAAATCGCCACCACCGCAGGGGACCTCGTACCCGGCTACGTAGCAAACCTTTCGATCGGTGGCCTGTTTGTTGCGGGCATTTTGCCAGCGGCTGTCATCGGCATAGCGCTGCTGGTTGTCGCTGTCATCACGGCACCGCGCCTGGGTCAACAAGCATCAAAAATCGGCGCCGCGGCGCTTGTACCGCGACGAAACGCTTCGCAGGTTTTGAAGTTGGTGGGCGGGGCATCAACCGCCTTGGTGATGATTGTTATCATTTTTGGTGGCATCTTGGGGGGAATCGCCACCCCAACTGAGGTCGCAGCATTCGCGGTGGTTTACGCCTTCGTGGTCGGTGGCCTCATTTTTCGGGAAATGAAACTGGGGATGACAGCCTCGTTTCTTGTACGCTCGGCATCGTTGTCCGGCATGATCTTATTCATCGTCGCAGCTGCCCAGGCTGTCACCTACGTACTGACGGCCCAGCAGGTCCCACAGGCGATGGCGCAGTCCCTCGTCGGCCTGGCACATGCCCAAGGAACGTGGTTGTTCCTCTTAGTCTGCACGGTGATGTTGATCGTGATGGGCTCGGTTTCGGAGGGGG
Encoded here:
- a CDS encoding TRAP transporter large permease subunit codes for the protein MILVDGNPLEDITILQDINKITAVMKNGEFHREPANGQEIATTAGDLVPGYVANLSIGGLFVAGILPAAVIGIALLVVAVITAPRLGQQASKIGAAALVPRRNASQVLKLVGGASTALVMIVIIFGGILGGIATPTEVAAFAVVYAFVVGGLIFREMKLGMTASFLVRSASLSGMILFIVAAAQAVTYVLTAQQVPQAMAQSLVGLAHAQGTWLFLLVCTVMLIVMGSVSEGAPALIIFGPLLLPIAVQLGVNELQFGILLILAMGLGLFSPPLGVGLYTACAIGGVPMEKVARPMLKYLAAIVVVLIGIIFIPWLTQALPHALGLG